From one Esox lucius isolate fEsoLuc1 chromosome 11, fEsoLuc1.pri, whole genome shotgun sequence genomic stretch:
- the LOC105008337 gene encoding LOW QUALITY PROTEIN: NLR family CARD domain-containing protein 3-like (The sequence of the model RefSeq protein was modified relative to this genomic sequence to represent the inferred CDS: substituted 1 base at 1 genomic stop codon): MKSDWSMGEPIQFKEGEFSTEQRDQQERSESEILSGQSVQSHQTDLSSIFSLLEQNIMIFVKKELKRFKTMLSSDLPEGFKSQREDEEGVDPEDEKQESSAKEGALKITLHVLRNMNQKDLADTLEKNELAVICQHDLKSNLKKKCQCLFEGIAKQGNPTLLNKIYTELYITEGGSGGVNNEHEVRQIETTTRKQTRPETAIKCNDIFKPTPGHDKTITTVLTKGVAGIGKTVSVQKFILDWAEGKANQEVQFVFPLPFRELNLMKGDNLSLIQLINHFSVETNKARISNYNKYKVVIIFDGLDECRLPLDFQNNKSCCDVTESTSVDVLLTNLIKGNLLPSALLWITTRPAAANQIPPGCVDLVTEVRGFNDPQKEEYFRKRFSDEDLASRIISHINTSRSLHIMCHIPVFCWIVATILEYMLTTDDKVELPKTLTDMYSHFLVFQSTHRNVKYDGKKETDPHWNKESILALGKLAFQQLQKGNLIFYEEDLEECGIDVNEASVYSGVCTQIFKEECGLNQDNVFCFVHLSIQEFLAAVYVFLSFKNNNKNLMNEQQSTDGNVSVQLKNEPEVTFFKTAVDEAFQSKTGHLDLFLRFLLGLSLESNQKHLRGLLTMTRSSSQSHGETIKYIKEKIRENPSSERCISLFHCLNELNDHSLVEEIQRYLSSGSLSREELSPAQWSALVFVLLTSEEEIDVFDLKKXGLKKYVCDLTLDLNTVNRNLSLSEENRKVTRRREEQPYPDHPERFKNRSQVLCREGLSGRCYWEVEWSGRGAEIGVTYKGINRRGRDDCGLGYNEKSWILYCYDEGYSVRHNNKTTVLPVTSSDSHRVGVYLDWPAGTLSFYRVSSDTLTHLYTFNTTFTEPLYPGFRVHYINSSVSLCPAPQHQPHNPTNWLVKDPLTHTLH, encoded by the exons atgaagagtgactgGTCTATGGGAGAACCTATACAGTTCAAAGAGGGAGAGTTTTCTACTGAACAAAG agaccaacaggagagatcagAGTCTGAGATTCTCAGTGGTCAATCTGTCCAGAGTCATCAAACAGACCTGTCCTCTATATTCAGT TTacttgaacagaatatcatgatatttgtgaagaaagagctgaagaGGTTTAAGACAATGCTGAGTTCAGATCTCCCAGAAGGATTTAAGAgtcagagggaggatgaggaaggtgtggaCCCTGAAGATGAGAAGCAGGAAAGCAGTGCCAAAGAGGGGGCTCTGAAGATCACACTGCATGTCCTGAGGAACATGAACCAGAAGGATCttgctgacacactggagaaaa atgagcTTGCTGTGATTTGCCAACATGATCTCAAATCCAACCTGAAGAAGAAGTGTCAGTGCTTATTTGAGGGTATCGCTAAACAAGGGAACCCAACACTTCTCaataagatctacacagagctctacatcacagagggtggaagtggaggagtcaataatgaacatgaggtgagacagattgagacaacaaccaggaaacaaacaagaccggagacagcaatcaaatgtaatgacatcttcaaacccacacctggaCATGACAAAACTATCACAACTGTGCTGACAAAGGGTGTTGCTGGAATTGGAAAAACTGTCTCTGTGCAGAAGTTCATTCTGgactgggctgaaggaaaagccaatcaggaagtccaatttgtatttcccctcccttttagggagttgaaTTTAATGAAAGGGGATAATCTCAGTTTGATTCAACTCATCAATCATTTCTCAGTTGAAACCAATAAAGCAAGAATCTCTAACTACAACAAATATAAAGTTGTGAtcatctttgatggtctggatgagtgccgactgccccttgacttccagaacaacaagagctgttgtgatgtcacagagtcaacctcagtggatgtgctgctgacaaacctcatcaagggaaatctgcttccctctgctctcctctggataactaccagacctgcagcagccaatcagatccctccAGGGTGTGTTGACctggtgacagaggtgagagggttcaatgacccacagaaagaagagtacttcaggaagagattcagtgatgaggacctggccagcagaatcatctcacacataaatacatcaaggagcctccacatcatgtgtcacatacctgtcttctgttggatcgttGCTACAATCCTTGAGTACATGTTGACTACAGATGATAAAGTAGAGCTGCCCAAGAccctaacagacatgtactcacacttccttgtgtttcagtccacacacaggaatgtaaagtatgatgggaaaaaagagacagatccACACTGGAATAAAGAGAGCATTCTGGCACTGGGAAAACTGGCTTTTCAACAGCTACAGAAAGGCAATCTGattttctatgaagaagacctggaagagtgtggcattgatgtcaatgaagcatcagtgtactcaggagtctgtacacagatctttaaagaggaatgtgggctgaaccaggacaatgtgttctgctttgtccatctgagtattcaggagtttctagctgctgtctatgtgtttctctcattcaaaaacaacaataagaaTCTAATGAATGAACAACAATCAACTGATGGAAACGTTTCAGTGCAGTTGAAAAATGAGCCTGAAGTCACATTTTTCAAGACTGCTGTGGATGAAGCCTTCCAGAGTAAgactggacacctggaccttttcctccgcttccttctgggtctctcGCTGGAGTCAAATCAGAAGCATTTACGAGGTCTACTGACAATGACCAGAAGCAGCTCACAGAGCCATGGAGAAACCATCAAGTACATCAAGGAAAAGATCAGGGAGAATCCCTCTTCAGAGAGGTGCATCAgtctgttccactgtctgaatgaattgaatgaccattctctagtggaggagatccaaagatacctgagttcaggaagtctctccagagaagaactgtcacctgcacagtggtcagctctggtctttgtgttactgacttctgaagaggagattgatgtgtttgacctgaagaaataa ggactgaagaaat atgtctgtgatctcacactggacctaaacacagtaaacagaaacctctctctgtctgaggagaacagaaaggtgacaaggaggagagaggagcagccgtatcctgatcacccagagagatttaaGAACAGgtcacaggtgttgtgtagagagggtctgtctggacgctgttactgggaggtagagtggagtgggagaggggctgagataggagtgacatataaaggaatcaacaggagaggaCGGGATGACTGTGGTCTTGGATACAATGAGAAGTCCTGGATTCTGTACTGTTATGATGAAGGTTACTCTGTCAGGCACAATAATAAGACAACTGTcctacctgtcacctcctcagactcccacagagtaggagtgtatctggactggccagccggcactctgtccttctacagggtctcctctgacacactgacccacctgtacacgttcaacaccacattcactgagcccctctatccagggtttagGGTTCATTATATtaactcctcagtgtctctgt